DNA sequence from the Pedobacter sp. W3I1 genome:
TTCATAAAATTTTTATTGATTAGTTATTTGTTTTTTCTTCCGTAAAACTGATAGATTAACATATTCAAGACGATTATGGCCGTCATTCCATAACAGAACAATGCCCATCCGCCTTGGTCCCAAAGCCATAAGCCTAATGCAGAGCCGCAGCTGGCACCAATAAAACTAACTGACATAAAAATGGTGTTCAGTCTGTTTCTGGCCTCCGGTATTAAGGTGTAAATCCGGGTTTGGTTGGTTACATGGATGGCCTGCTGACCGATATCGATAAGTACAATACCGATTACAAACAAGTATAAATGGCTGCCTGTAAAATAAAACAAGGCGATACTAATAATTTGTAATATAAAACCAATCATTAAATTTTTGCGTGGGTTGTTACCATCGCTTAATTTCCCAACCAATGGTGCCGCCAATGCGCCTGCAGCACCAGCAATTCCAAATAACCCAATCTGTAAAGTCTGGAAATTAAAGGGAGGGTTAGCTAGATATAATACCATTGTAGTCCAGAATGCGCTAATAATGGCGAAAGCCAGAAAGTTAATAATCGAAGTCTCCCTTAAAGCAGGTTGGGTTTTGATATAACTGAACATCGAGCGCATGAGTTCTTTGTAAGTCCCTTTAAAAGCAGGATAGCTTTGTGGAAAACGTTTGGACATTAAAAGAATAAGCAAGCCACAAATTCCGGCGGCCATATAATAAACGGCTCTCCAGCCTAACCAAAAGCCAATGCTCCCACTTACTGCCCGCGAGGCTAAGATCCCAACCAGCAAACCACTCATAATCATGCCAATATTGGCTCCTCGGTTTTCATCGCTACTTAAATTAGCCGCTAAGGGCAAAATAAGCTGAGGAACAATTGAACAGCCACCAATTAAAACAGAGGCAATTTCTAATACAAAGAAAGTGCGCGAAACAGCAGCAATTAATAAGGCCAGGATAGCGAGACCGGTAATTACGAGGATTTGTTTTTTACGCTCAAACATATCACCCAGTGGCACTAAAAGGAAAAGACCTAAAGCATAACCGATCTGCGTGAGGTAGGTAATCCGTCCGGCATCGGTTTCGGTGAGATTAAAATCTTTTGCAATTAAGATGACTAAAGGTTGGCAGTAGTAAATATTTGCAACAATTAGGCCCGTGCAAAAAGCCATGAGGAGGATATCGGCGCGTGATAATTTCTGAGTAATCTGCATCTTAGTCTTAAGTCGGGAGTCTTCAGTCATGAGTCTTAGTGGCTTAGATTGATGTACGATCTGACTATGGACTAATGACTATAGGCTATATTCTACAAAGGTATATTTCCATGTTTCTTTCTTGGATTATTCACCACCTTATTTTCCAACATTTTAAAGGCTTTTATCAACTTTGAACGGGTTTGAACTGGTTCAATCACTTCATCAACAAAACCACGTTCGGCAGCACGATAAGGGTTGGCAAAGATATCTGAATATAATTTTTCTTTCTCCAGCCATTTTTCTTCAGGGTTTTCTGCTGAAGTAATTTCTCTTTTAAAAATAATTTCTGCGGCACCTTTCGCGCCCATTACGGCAATTTCTGCACTTGGCCAGGCGTAATTCATATCTGCACCAATATGTTTGCTGTTCATTACATCGTAAGCGCCACCGTAAGCCTTTCTGGTAATCACCGTGATACGTGGCACCGTGGCTTCGCTAAAAGCATACAATAATTTTGCACCATTGGTGATAATACCATTCCACTCCTGATCTGTACCAGGTAAAAAACCAGGAACATCTTCAAATACCAATAATGGAATATTAAAGCAATCGCAAAAACGGACAAATCGGGCTGCTTTGGTTGAAGAATTACTGTCCAAAACACCTGCTAAATAGGCCGGTTGATTGGCTACGATACCAATACTTCTCCCTGCAAGGCGCGCAAAGCCCACCACAATATTTTCAGCATAAGCTGCATGAACTTCTAAAAAGCTATCCGTATCGGTTACAGCAGCAATCACTTCACGTATATCGTAAGGTTGCGAAGCATTTTCGGGCATAAAAGTGTTTAGTTCTGGCCGGCTTTCATCGGTTATTTCGTAAGGTAAATGACCGGCTATTTCCTCGCAATTTTGCGGCATATAGCTCAGTAGCTTCTTTACATGGTTAATCGCTTCGATTTCATTGGCACAGGCAAAATGGGTAACCCCCGACTTTGTAGCATGTGTACTGGCGCCTCCTAATTCTTCAGAAGTTACTTCTTCGTGCGTTACCGTCTTAACCACATTTGGGCCGGTAACAAACATATAAGACGTATTTTCTACCATTAAAATAAAATCGGTAATGGCTGGAGAATAAACAGCACCACCTGCACATGGGCCCATTATGGCCGATAGCTGTGGAATTACACCCGAAGCCTGTACATTTTTGTAAAAGATATCGGCATAACCACCCAAAGAAACAACACCTTCCTGAATGCGGGCGCCACCACTATCGTTTAAACCGATTAACGGAGCGCCGTTTTTCATGGCCATATCCATAAGCTTGCAAATTTTCTCTGCATGGGTTTCAGAGAGTGAGCCACCAAACACAGTAAAATCCTGAGAAAATACATAAGTTAGCCTGCCATTAATTGTTCCATAACCTGTTACTACACCATCGCCCAGATATTTTTCGCGTTCCATACCAAAGTCTGTACTTCGGTGGGTAACCATCATGCCAATTTCTTCAAAGCTCCCTTCGTCCATTAAAAAATGAATGCGTTCGCGGGCAGTAAGTTTACCTTTTTTATGCTGACTATCGATTCGAGCTTGTCCGCCGCCAAGGTTTGCCTGGTTTATTTTATCTTTAAGTAATGCTATTTTTTTATCCATTGCTGAAGCTATGAGATTTTAAAATTAAAAATTACTAGCGGTAATGCAAGGCCAACGGAATGTTATTTATTCTCGAACTAAACACGATGTGGAGTAAAGCAAATGGTAGGGCTATAGTAGCAATGAAATGCTAACAGTAATTTGCAAAAGATAAAAGCCTTTTAAAACATTTGGAAATGATTGGTTCTGTGCTTTTGGCCATTTCAGTCCCGCTTTTTGGTACGATTTCCGATGAAAGATCGGAAGCTCTTCCCGGCAATCGGGTTTATTTAACTGAGTAGGTGCAGGAAATCCAAACCTTTCATCCACCATTAGGTAAGATTTTGGCGTTTTGAACAGGCTTTTGTTAAATAAAACCCGACAGCAGCGAACATCC
Encoded proteins:
- a CDS encoding MFS transporter, giving the protein MQITQKLSRADILLMAFCTGLIVANIYYCQPLVILIAKDFNLTETDAGRITYLTQIGYALGLFLLVPLGDMFERKKQILVITGLAILALLIAAVSRTFFVLEIASVLIGGCSIVPQLILPLAANLSSDENRGANIGMIMSGLLVGILASRAVSGSIGFWLGWRAVYYMAAGICGLLILLMSKRFPQSYPAFKGTYKELMRSMFSYIKTQPALRETSIINFLAFAIISAFWTTMVLYLANPPFNFQTLQIGLFGIAGAAGALAAPLVGKLSDGNNPRKNLMIGFILQIISIALFYFTGSHLYLFVIGIVLIDIGQQAIHVTNQTRIYTLIPEARNRLNTIFMSVSFIGASCGSALGLWLWDQGGWALFCYGMTAIIVLNMLIYQFYGRKNK
- a CDS encoding acyl-CoA carboxylase subunit beta — translated: MDKKIALLKDKINQANLGGGQARIDSQHKKGKLTARERIHFLMDEGSFEEIGMMVTHRSTDFGMEREKYLGDGVVTGYGTINGRLTYVFSQDFTVFGGSLSETHAEKICKLMDMAMKNGAPLIGLNDSGGARIQEGVVSLGGYADIFYKNVQASGVIPQLSAIMGPCAGGAVYSPAITDFILMVENTSYMFVTGPNVVKTVTHEEVTSEELGGASTHATKSGVTHFACANEIEAINHVKKLLSYMPQNCEEIAGHLPYEITDESRPELNTFMPENASQPYDIREVIAAVTDTDSFLEVHAAYAENIVVGFARLAGRSIGIVANQPAYLAGVLDSNSSTKAARFVRFCDCFNIPLLVFEDVPGFLPGTDQEWNGIITNGAKLLYAFSEATVPRITVITRKAYGGAYDVMNSKHIGADMNYAWPSAEIAVMGAKGAAEIIFKREITSAENPEEKWLEKEKLYSDIFANPYRAAERGFVDEVIEPVQTRSKLIKAFKMLENKVVNNPRKKHGNIPL